A genomic stretch from Nocardia wallacei includes:
- a CDS encoding purine-cytosine permease family protein has product MTIIRARRRSAEAPLVLTTDPARSLSFWDQTAFWANLGVSLIGFTGAVYVLQPEGYPRLPIAGALLATVLGTLIGTGLVAAAGAVGARTGAPAMANFRGLFGTRLSYLPTVANIVQCVGWGVFELTVISGGVGVLTHDRVAHGVAVVAAGVLCTVMAIWPLSVLHILRKYVTVAVAISMLYFTVQLLRHPLPRVSDTSWSGFFPGVDTALAVAVSFVPLAADYTRHAQSARAAAGATMLGYSVAQVWCYLLGVVALIQVGGDPDRIFDTFLGVAAGWLFFAVLVLRESDQSFANVYSTAMSLQNLLPRVDRRVLAAGVGVLATVLALGVHDFTGFANFLLLIGSVFVPLCAVLVVDFYWGRGRSDPGAHGWDLSGRAPARPLLLLPWLLGFAVYQVFNPGSLAWWARLWTAVRNAVGVHPGWWSSASLFSFLAAGLATAVVVPVERRLAGRARG; this is encoded by the coding sequence ATGACGATCATCCGTGCCCGCCGGCGTTCCGCCGAGGCTCCCCTCGTGCTGACCACCGACCCGGCCCGCAGCCTGTCGTTCTGGGACCAGACCGCTTTCTGGGCCAACCTCGGGGTGAGTCTCATCGGATTCACCGGTGCGGTCTATGTGCTGCAGCCCGAAGGATATCCGCGGCTGCCGATCGCGGGCGCGTTGCTGGCCACGGTTCTCGGTACGCTGATCGGCACCGGCCTGGTCGCCGCGGCCGGTGCGGTGGGTGCGCGGACGGGTGCACCGGCCATGGCCAACTTCCGCGGGCTGTTCGGGACCCGGCTGTCGTATCTGCCCACGGTGGCCAACATCGTGCAGTGCGTCGGCTGGGGCGTGTTCGAGCTGACGGTGATCTCCGGCGGCGTCGGGGTGCTGACCCACGACCGGGTCGCGCACGGCGTCGCAGTGGTGGCCGCGGGCGTGCTGTGCACGGTGATGGCGATCTGGCCGCTGAGTGTGCTGCACATCCTGCGCAAGTACGTGACGGTGGCGGTCGCGATCTCGATGCTCTATTTCACGGTGCAACTGCTGCGGCATCCGCTGCCGCGGGTCTCGGACACCTCGTGGAGCGGATTCTTTCCCGGCGTGGACACGGCGCTCGCGGTAGCGGTGTCGTTCGTGCCGCTGGCCGCCGACTACACCCGGCACGCGCAGTCGGCGCGCGCCGCGGCCGGCGCCACGATGCTCGGCTACTCGGTCGCGCAGGTCTGGTGCTATCTGCTGGGTGTGGTGGCGCTGATCCAGGTCGGCGGCGACCCGGACCGGATCTTCGACACCTTCCTCGGCGTCGCGGCGGGCTGGCTGTTCTTCGCGGTGCTGGTGTTGCGCGAATCCGATCAGTCCTTCGCCAACGTGTACTCGACCGCGATGTCGCTGCAGAACTTGCTGCCGCGGGTGGACCGCCGCGTCCTGGCGGCCGGGGTGGGCGTGCTGGCGACGGTGCTGGCGCTGGGGGTGCACGACTTCACCGGCTTCGCCAACTTCCTGCTGCTGATCGGTTCGGTGTTCGTGCCGCTGTGCGCGGTGCTGGTGGTCGACTTCTACTGGGGGCGCGGCAGATCCGATCCCGGCGCGCACGGCTGGGATCTGTCGGGCCGGGCTCCGGCGCGGCCGTTGCTGCTGCTGCCGTGGCTGCTGGGATTCGCCGTGTATCAGGTGTTCAATCCCGGTTCGCTGGCGTGGTGGGCACGGCTGTGGACCGCTGTGCGGAACGCGGTCGGTGTGCATCCGGGCTGGTGGTCGTCGGCGTCGCTGTTCTCCTTCCTGGCCGCGGGGCTCGCGACCGCCGTGGTGGTGCCGGTCGAACGGCGGCTCGCCGGGCGCGCGCGTGGCTGA
- a CDS encoding NADP-dependent oxidoreductase has product MRAITQKTFGGPDVLETVDLPRPVPQPGEVLVRVAATSVNPADWKLRSGSVTRIGDPPFTLGLDVSGTVAELGPGVTGFDRGDEVFGMLLNRSGAYAEYVVLPADSLAHKPAELDHVHAAALPVVALTGWQALAGLRTGQRLLIHAAAGGIGHLAVQFAKARGAYVIGTARAVNHDFLRGLGADELIDYTAVDFTEAVRDVDVVLDLVGGDYGSRSLRVLRPGGRYLDTQGSDAEGDPRYVRMYVEPSGAELREIAGSAARGELHIEVERVMSLADVAEAHKLSESGRVRGKIVLLPWAAE; this is encoded by the coding sequence ATGCGAGCGATCACTCAGAAGACATTCGGCGGCCCGGACGTGCTCGAGACCGTGGACCTGCCCCGCCCGGTGCCGCAGCCCGGAGAGGTGCTGGTGCGCGTCGCCGCCACCTCGGTGAACCCGGCCGACTGGAAGCTGCGGTCCGGTTCGGTGACGCGGATCGGCGATCCGCCGTTCACGCTGGGCCTCGACGTGTCGGGTACGGTGGCCGAACTCGGCCCCGGCGTGACGGGCTTCGACCGCGGCGACGAGGTGTTCGGCATGCTGCTGAACCGGTCCGGAGCCTACGCGGAATACGTTGTGCTACCGGCGGACTCGCTGGCCCACAAGCCCGCCGAACTCGACCACGTGCACGCCGCGGCGTTGCCGGTGGTGGCGCTGACCGGATGGCAGGCACTCGCCGGGCTGCGGACCGGGCAGCGCCTGCTCATCCACGCCGCGGCCGGTGGAATAGGCCACCTCGCAGTGCAATTCGCCAAGGCGCGGGGCGCCTACGTGATCGGCACCGCCCGCGCCGTCAATCACGATTTCCTGCGCGGACTCGGCGCCGACGAGCTGATCGACTACACGGCGGTCGATTTCACCGAGGCCGTGCGCGATGTCGATGTCGTCCTCGATCTGGTCGGCGGCGACTACGGCTCGCGCTCGCTGCGAGTGCTGCGCCCCGGCGGCCGGTATCTCGACACGCAGGGCTCCGACGCCGAGGGGGACCCGCGCTACGTCCGTATGTACGTCGAGCCGTCCGGCGCCGAATTGCGCGAGATCGCCGGATCGGCCGCGCGCGGCGAACTGCACATCGAGGTCGAGCGGGTGATGTCGCTGGCGGATGTGGCCGAGGCGCACAAGCTCAGCGAATCCGGGCGGGTCCGCGGCAAGATCGTGCTGCTGCCCTGGGCGGCCGAGTGA
- a CDS encoding glycosyltransferase 87 family protein, with product MWLVPAALIAAAVGWLRLPSWPLEPISGEFIDLQVYRLGVQAWWHGADMYGTLPKTTLGVGLPFIYPPFAALALSPFAMLPMHASAIAFFVVSTAALAVTLYLVARRYWDGSTEMVLWATACAVPLGLLLEPVHATLDFGQVNLILMVLVVADCLTARPKWKRGMLIGLAAAIKLTPAAFVLYFLVRRDYKAAATAAITGAVASALAYVVMPGESTRYWFGGMGNVSGLSGSAFHTNQSIQGVLSRLQVPKPEFTVIWLVLAVALLALVATAMRQAADTPALALAFNAVFTLLVSPISWSHHWVWIAPGLLAALGAATRLPRRQARLWYAVVAATAVVFVIGPQNWEPGDNNREFDWTPWQHVVGNTYVWLSVLLVAVYVLTGPKPSTRDRLLPESLRGLRTRAAAKVETA from the coding sequence GTGTGGCTCGTTCCGGCCGCACTGATCGCCGCCGCCGTCGGGTGGCTGCGGCTGCCGAGCTGGCCACTCGAACCGATCAGCGGCGAATTCATCGACCTGCAGGTGTACCGGCTCGGGGTGCAGGCGTGGTGGCACGGGGCCGATATGTACGGGACGCTGCCGAAGACGACCCTGGGCGTCGGCCTGCCGTTCATCTACCCGCCGTTCGCGGCACTGGCGCTGAGCCCGTTCGCGATGCTGCCCATGCACGCCTCCGCGATCGCGTTCTTCGTGGTCTCCACCGCGGCGCTGGCGGTGACGCTCTACCTGGTGGCTCGGCGGTACTGGGACGGCAGCACCGAGATGGTGCTGTGGGCCACCGCCTGCGCGGTCCCGCTGGGCCTGCTGCTGGAGCCGGTGCACGCGACGCTGGACTTCGGCCAGGTGAACCTGATCCTGATGGTGCTGGTGGTCGCCGACTGCCTGACCGCGCGCCCCAAGTGGAAACGCGGCATGCTGATCGGCCTGGCCGCGGCCATCAAGCTGACCCCGGCGGCGTTCGTCCTCTATTTCCTGGTGCGTCGCGACTACAAGGCGGCGGCGACCGCGGCGATCACCGGCGCGGTCGCGAGCGCCCTCGCCTATGTGGTCATGCCCGGTGAGTCCACGCGGTACTGGTTCGGCGGCATGGGCAACGTGTCGGGATTGAGCGGATCGGCGTTCCACACCAACCAGTCGATCCAGGGCGTGCTGTCCCGCCTGCAGGTGCCCAAGCCGGAGTTCACGGTGATCTGGCTGGTGCTGGCGGTGGCGCTGCTGGCGCTGGTCGCGACGGCGATGCGGCAGGCCGCGGACACCCCGGCGCTGGCGCTGGCGTTCAACGCCGTCTTCACGCTGCTGGTCTCGCCGATCTCCTGGTCGCATCACTGGGTGTGGATCGCGCCGGGACTGCTGGCCGCGCTCGGCGCCGCGACTCGGCTGCCGCGGCGGCAGGCCCGGCTCTGGTACGCCGTCGTGGCGGCCACCGCGGTGGTGTTCGTCATCGGCCCGCAGAACTGGGAACCCGGCGACAACAACCGCGAATTCGACTGGACGCCTTGGCAACACGTGGTCGGCAACACCTACGTGTGGCTGAGCGTGCTGCTCGTGGCGGTGTACGTGCTGACGGGGCCGAAACCGTCCACCCGCGATCGGCTGCTGCCGGAGTCGCTGCGCGGACTGCGGACCCGCGCTGCGGCGAAGGTGGAGACCGCCTAA
- a CDS encoding VOC family protein, translating into MLRGMAHVAFYADDLDAAERWYSEVFGMTAYYHVPGYVEFRVGDYSQEFGLIDGRFRPPGEPTEPGGEILHWHVDDLPAAFDRLLALGAKEFQAPREHGPGFVTASVVDPFGNILGVMFNQHYLDMYAEIRGA; encoded by the coding sequence ATGTTGCGAGGAATGGCCCATGTCGCGTTCTACGCCGACGATCTGGACGCGGCCGAGCGGTGGTACAGCGAGGTCTTCGGCATGACGGCCTACTACCACGTGCCCGGCTACGTCGAATTCCGGGTGGGCGACTACTCACAGGAGTTCGGCCTCATCGACGGCCGCTTCCGCCCGCCGGGGGAGCCCACCGAGCCGGGCGGCGAGATCCTGCACTGGCACGTCGACGACCTGCCCGCGGCGTTCGACCGCCTGCTCGCCCTGGGCGCGAAGGAGTTTCAGGCGCCCCGCGAGCATGGTCCGGGCTTCGTCACCGCGTCGGTGGTGGACCCGTTCGGCAACATCCTCGGGGTGATGTTCAACCAGCACTACCTGGACATGTACGCCGAGATCCGCGGCGCCTGA
- a CDS encoding TetR/AcrR family transcriptional regulator: MSAQTEGRNGPLPRGRHRLSRAEVQSSQYRRLCGAALVAVGELGYSATTVADIVSRAQVARRTFYAMFAGKDECFAAAYDYGVELGLRRLREAMDSADPVNFRDRVHALFETYLSVLATQPAAARALYVETLVAGAPLVAHRARVHRLFADYLAEVARLGVSRGELAAAPDGQLIDMLLGGIDDRIRACLHERGAAALPELAPLFTRTALTLCGARR, from the coding sequence ATGAGTGCGCAGACCGAGGGCCGCAACGGTCCGTTACCCCGCGGCCGGCACCGCCTGTCCCGGGCCGAGGTGCAGTCCTCGCAATACCGGCGACTGTGTGGGGCGGCGCTGGTGGCCGTCGGCGAACTCGGTTACTCCGCCACCACCGTCGCCGACATCGTGTCCCGGGCGCAGGTGGCGCGGCGCACCTTCTACGCGATGTTCGCCGGTAAGGACGAATGCTTCGCCGCCGCTTACGATTACGGCGTCGAGCTGGGGCTGCGCCGGTTACGCGAGGCGATGGACTCCGCGGATCCGGTGAACTTCCGCGACCGGGTGCACGCGCTGTTCGAGACCTACCTGTCCGTGCTGGCCACCCAGCCCGCCGCCGCGCGCGCCCTCTACGTGGAGACGCTGGTGGCGGGAGCGCCGCTGGTGGCGCATCGGGCGCGGGTGCATCGGCTGTTCGCCGACTACCTGGCCGAAGTCGCCCGATTGGGCGTCAGCCGTGGGGAATTGGCGGCGGCACCGGATGGGCAGCTGATCGACATGCTGCTCGGCGGCATCGACGATCGAATTCGCGCCTGCCTGCACGAGCGCGGCGCGGCGGCGCTGCCCGAGCTGGCGCCGTTGTTCACCCGCACCGCGCTGACGCTGTGCGGTGCGCGCCGTTGA
- a CDS encoding winged helix-turn-helix transcriptional regulator, which produces MDTMCDWEAAPGGLVGSYLHRCPAREILAVLADKWVLLVLGVLRDEGGPIRFNDLRRRLDGITQKMLTQTLRTLEREGLVRRSVYPTVPPRVEYSLTDLGTDLGRVTHLLGAWTVEHKDEILSARERFDERQAAAPTPL; this is translated from the coding sequence ATGGATACCATGTGTGACTGGGAAGCCGCTCCGGGCGGTCTGGTGGGCAGCTACCTGCACCGGTGTCCCGCGCGCGAGATCCTCGCCGTGCTCGCCGACAAGTGGGTACTGCTGGTGCTGGGTGTGCTGCGGGACGAGGGCGGCCCCATCCGGTTCAACGATCTGCGCCGCCGCCTCGACGGCATCACGCAGAAGATGCTCACCCAGACGCTGCGCACGCTGGAACGCGAGGGCCTGGTTCGCCGCTCGGTGTATCCGACCGTACCGCCGCGCGTGGAGTACTCACTGACCGACCTGGGCACCGATCTGGGCCGGGTCACCCATCTGCTGGGCGCCTGGACCGTCGAGCACAAGGACGAGATCCTCTCCGCGCGAGAGCGATTCGACGAACGTCAGGCCGCGGCGCCGACGCCACTGTGA
- a CDS encoding helix-turn-helix transcriptional regulator, which produces MRADRLVATLLLMQDRGRVTAAEVAAELEVSVATARRDLEALSAAGVPVYAQPGRGGGWQLIGGARTNLSGLTASEAQALFLLLGPAATAAPGVRSALRKLLRALPETFRTEARAAADAVVVDPVGWGGREAAAPELVGRLQQAVVRRSRLELVYERRGERSRRQVDPWGLVDKDGIWYLVAGTDRGRRTFRVDRVHAAEPTGETFDIPGDFVLAAAWEEVVGEVEQHRAATSATVLISDDLAPILHKQQGRHCVVDGPAGEGRTRVRVTAPTPLMIAQQLAGWGAAIEVTGPPAVRTELARLGAELVERYREARDGVTGSRRRP; this is translated from the coding sequence ATGCGTGCGGATCGACTCGTGGCGACCTTGTTGCTGATGCAGGACCGGGGGCGGGTGACCGCGGCCGAGGTGGCCGCCGAACTGGAGGTGTCGGTCGCGACCGCCCGGCGCGACCTGGAGGCCCTGTCCGCGGCGGGCGTCCCGGTGTACGCGCAGCCCGGTCGCGGCGGCGGCTGGCAGTTGATCGGCGGCGCCCGCACCAATCTCAGCGGGCTGACCGCCTCGGAGGCACAGGCCCTGTTCCTGCTCCTCGGACCGGCGGCCACCGCCGCGCCCGGTGTGCGCTCGGCGCTGCGGAAACTCTTGCGCGCCTTGCCCGAGACGTTCCGGACCGAGGCCCGCGCCGCCGCCGACGCGGTGGTGGTCGACCCGGTGGGCTGGGGCGGGCGGGAGGCCGCCGCCCCCGAACTGGTCGGCCGGCTACAGCAGGCGGTGGTGCGCCGCAGCCGGCTCGAGCTGGTGTACGAACGCCGCGGCGAACGCTCGCGGCGCCAGGTCGATCCGTGGGGACTGGTCGACAAGGACGGCATCTGGTACCTCGTCGCCGGCACCGACCGCGGGCGGCGCACCTTCCGCGTCGACCGCGTCCACGCCGCCGAACCGACCGGCGAAACCTTCGATATCCCAGGCGATTTCGTGTTGGCCGCGGCATGGGAGGAGGTGGTCGGCGAGGTCGAGCAGCACCGCGCGGCCACCTCGGCGACCGTCCTGATCTCCGACGACCTGGCGCCCATCCTGCACAAACAGCAGGGCCGGCACTGCGTGGTCGACGGCCCGGCGGGCGAGGGCCGCACCCGGGTCCGCGTCACCGCGCCGACGCCACTGATGATCGCGCAGCAGCTGGCGGGATGGGGCGCGGCGATCGAGGTCACCGGCCCACCGGCGGTGCGCACCGAACTCGCCCGGCTGGGAGCGGAACTGGTCGAACGCTATCGCGAGGCCCGCGACGGGGTCACAGGCTCGCGACGGCGTCCTTGA
- a CDS encoding PucR family transcriptional regulator yields the protein MSGRTPHDLRSLSRQLVGHFATHVAACATLPGDALHGDITTITRVCLELTIDLLEGRDPADKVERLQRAAADWAREGIPIDTVHHAVHEGFRLSFDLLLNRTDPTDRPENPAQLLLRTLDTITPAVALAYVREHQAAVTEHHTAVHTLVSALLAGHPTSTMARESGIEIAPAYAILAVHVPRHRDESHPNVDPKVVARRKLRRLQAELSARCGGRALSLLSVDGGTLLIPEDTAATDTVTTGGLDELVLGLSTAAQVPVTATVITAATQQIPDAADRAHELLDMVLRLDSTPGLYRFADLAMEYQLTRPGPGLDRLGALLDPLDAYPDLLETLRRHLATGLSRQRTARQLQVHTNTVDYRLKRIGQLTGLDPAQPSGLWYLRAALIARTYRDAVPGNGIR from the coding sequence ATGAGCGGACGCACACCTCACGATCTCCGGAGCCTGTCCCGGCAACTGGTCGGCCACTTCGCCACCCACGTGGCGGCCTGCGCCACGCTGCCCGGCGACGCCCTGCACGGTGACATCACCACCATCACCCGGGTCTGCCTGGAGCTGACGATCGATCTGCTCGAGGGCCGCGACCCGGCCGACAAGGTCGAGCGCCTGCAGCGCGCCGCGGCGGACTGGGCCCGCGAAGGCATCCCGATCGACACCGTGCACCACGCGGTGCACGAGGGGTTCCGGCTGTCGTTCGATCTCCTGCTGAACCGCACCGACCCCACCGACCGGCCCGAGAACCCCGCGCAGCTGCTGTTGCGCACCCTCGACACCATCACCCCCGCCGTCGCCCTGGCCTACGTGCGCGAGCACCAGGCGGCGGTCACCGAACACCACACCGCGGTGCACACCCTGGTCTCGGCGCTGCTCGCCGGGCACCCGACCTCCACGATGGCCCGGGAGAGCGGCATCGAGATCGCCCCCGCGTACGCCATTCTCGCGGTGCATGTTCCGCGCCATCGCGACGAGTCCCACCCCAACGTGGACCCGAAGGTCGTCGCGCGCCGCAAACTTCGCCGACTACAGGCGGAGCTGAGCGCCCGCTGCGGCGGCCGGGCGCTGTCGCTGCTGAGTGTGGACGGCGGCACGTTGCTGATCCCCGAGGACACGGCCGCCACCGACACCGTCACCACGGGCGGGCTCGACGAACTGGTGCTGGGGTTGTCCACGGCGGCGCAGGTGCCCGTCACGGCCACCGTGATCACCGCTGCGACCCAGCAGATTCCGGACGCCGCCGACCGGGCGCACGAACTGCTCGACATGGTGCTGCGACTGGACAGCACGCCCGGCCTGTACCGCTTCGCCGATCTGGCCATGGAATACCAGCTCACCCGCCCCGGCCCCGGACTGGACCGGCTCGGCGCGCTGCTCGATCCGCTGGACGCCTACCCCGATCTGCTCGAGACGCTGCGCCGGCATCTGGCGACGGGCCTGTCCCGCCAGCGCACGGCCCGCCAGCTGCAGGTGCACACCAATACCGTCGACTATCGGCTCAAGCGGATCGGCCAGCTCACCGGGCTGGATCCGGCGCAGCCCAGCGGGCTGTGGTACCTGCGGGCCGCACTCATCGCGCGCACCTATCGAGACGCCGTGCCCGGCAACGGAATTCGCTGA
- a CDS encoding TetR/AcrR family transcriptional regulator translates to MHSSEVEISDRRLLRGARSRQTVTRCAVDIASLDGLDGLSFGRLADELGISKAGIQTLFRTKEKLQLATVAAAGAIFAERVVEPAAAAARGATRLRALVDNWLAYATEPVFPGGCFWSANLPEFDSRPGPVRDALAQQHRDWVALLAREAGAAVTAGDLHDTDPELLAFQLAAVLTAANTALRLGDSHGIDTAHRVLDGLLGSPPVGR, encoded by the coding sequence ATGCATTCCTCCGAGGTCGAGATCTCCGACCGGCGGCTGCTGCGCGGCGCCCGGTCGCGGCAGACCGTGACCCGGTGCGCCGTCGACATCGCCTCCCTCGACGGACTGGACGGGCTGAGTTTCGGACGGCTCGCCGACGAACTCGGCATCAGCAAGGCGGGCATCCAGACGCTGTTCCGCACCAAGGAGAAGTTGCAGCTGGCGACCGTGGCCGCGGCGGGCGCCATCTTCGCCGAGCGGGTGGTCGAGCCCGCCGCCGCGGCCGCCCGGGGCGCCACTCGGCTGCGGGCGCTGGTCGACAACTGGCTGGCCTACGCCACCGAGCCGGTGTTCCCCGGCGGCTGCTTCTGGAGTGCCAACCTGCCCGAATTCGACAGCCGGCCGGGCCCGGTCCGGGACGCGCTGGCGCAGCAGCATCGGGACTGGGTCGCACTGCTCGCCCGCGAGGCGGGTGCGGCCGTCACCGCCGGGGATCTGCACGACACCGATCCCGAACTTCTCGCCTTCCAGCTCGCGGCCGTCCTCACCGCGGCCAATACCGCGCTGCGACTGGGTGATTCGCACGGCATCGACACCGCGCACCGCGTGCTGGACGGGCTGCTCGGCAGTCCCCCCGTGGGCCGTTAG
- a CDS encoding phosphotransferase enzyme family protein: protein MADDRVFGMGEHPFAEPDWPALELAEIDLVLDRAARDATEQVESGRRGAAVVEWRSQRPMSSTARVRLADGTRVVVKRLPTALRDSAALAEEHAFATHLRIRGIRNPPVRQSFSRGEFIYEVQSAGAGEDRYRDDFSWSPYRSVAHAAAAGDLLARTHRAAAGYDAPVRPPRPLLAGLCTDFAESVARRAAARPAVGAFLEQRGWRTEVESLRRAAGGDPLRVDLSGLPPLWTHNDWHGTNLLWAGDEITAVIDFGLANRTVAVFDLATAIERFAVDWLALRAGGPARIHTDQLAAFLAAYREVRPLDAAERRALPALFPLVHVEYELSEIDYFLTVLPEPNRENAEIAYRDYLFGHTRWAFGPAGRDFAELLSHLCC from the coding sequence GTGGCTGACGACCGCGTGTTCGGCATGGGCGAGCACCCGTTCGCCGAACCCGACTGGCCGGCACTGGAACTCGCCGAGATCGACCTCGTGCTCGACCGCGCTGCCCGCGACGCGACGGAGCAGGTCGAGTCGGGGCGGCGGGGTGCGGCCGTCGTCGAGTGGCGCAGCCAGCGCCCGATGTCGTCCACGGCCCGGGTGCGGCTGGCGGACGGTACGCGGGTCGTGGTGAAGCGGCTGCCCACGGCGCTGCGCGACTCGGCGGCGCTGGCCGAGGAGCACGCGTTCGCGACCCATCTGCGAATCCGGGGGATTCGGAATCCACCCGTGCGGCAATCCTTTTCGCGTGGCGAGTTCATCTATGAGGTCCAGTCCGCCGGTGCGGGCGAGGACCGTTACCGCGACGACTTCTCCTGGTCGCCGTATCGGTCCGTGGCGCACGCGGCCGCCGCGGGCGACCTGCTCGCCCGGACGCACCGGGCCGCCGCGGGTTACGACGCGCCGGTCCGGCCGCCGCGGCCGCTGCTGGCCGGGCTGTGCACCGACTTCGCCGAATCCGTCGCGCGCCGCGCGGCCGCTCGGCCCGCGGTCGGGGCATTTCTCGAGCAGCGCGGCTGGCGGACGGAGGTGGAATCGCTGCGCCGGGCGGCGGGCGGTGACCCGCTGCGCGTCGATCTCTCCGGTCTGCCGCCGCTGTGGACCCACAACGACTGGCACGGCACGAATCTGCTGTGGGCCGGAGACGAGATCACCGCGGTCATCGATTTCGGTCTCGCCAACCGCACGGTCGCGGTGTTCGATCTGGCCACCGCGATCGAACGATTCGCCGTGGACTGGCTCGCGCTGCGCGCCGGTGGCCCCGCGCGGATACACACCGACCAGCTCGCCGCCTTCCTGGCCGCCTACCGCGAGGTGCGGCCGCTCGACGCCGCCGAGCGCCGCGCCCTGCCCGCGCTGTTCCCGCTGGTCCACGTCGAGTACGAGCTGTCGGAGATCGACTACTTTCTCACGGTGCTGCCCGAGCCGAATCGCGAGAATGCCGAGATCGCTTATCGCGATTACCTTTTCGGCCACACCCGGTGGGCGTTCGGCCCGGCGGGCCGCGACTTCGCCGAACTGCTGTCGCATTTGTGCTGCTGA
- a CDS encoding amino acid permease produces MPEPEQQAADTASAGRWGGLLRTKSVEQSIRDTDEPDAKLRRDLTAWDLTVFGVAVVVGAGIFTLTARTAGNVAGPSVSLAFVFAAIACGLTALCYAEFASTVPVAGSAYTFSYATFGEFAAWIIGWDLILEFALAASVVAKGWSQYLGEVMGSRPPIVHFGSVSFDWGAVLLIAVLGVLLVIGTKVSSRVSAVAVAIKLAVIALVVVVGLTYFKASNLKPFIPPSVPSDAGSGVHQSLFSWLTGAGNSTFGWYGLLAAASLVFFAFIGFDVVATTAEETRNPQRNVPRGIFGSLLIVTVLYVVVSLVLTGMVPYTDLAGKDATLATAFALHGATWAKNIISIGALAGLTTVVMVMFLGQTRVLFAMSRDGLLPRSLAQTGRRNTPVRITVIVGVVCAVLAGFVEFGTLEEMVNIGTLFAFVLVSIGVLILRRTRPDLPRGFRVPLVPVVPVLGVLACLWLMLNLSVETWLRFLIWMVIGLALYFAYGVRHSVLRTGVK; encoded by the coding sequence ATACCGGAGCCAGAACAGCAGGCCGCCGACACCGCGTCGGCCGGCCGGTGGGGTGGATTGCTGCGCACCAAAAGTGTCGAGCAATCCATCCGTGATACCGACGAACCCGACGCGAAACTGCGCCGCGACCTGACGGCCTGGGATCTCACCGTCTTCGGTGTCGCCGTGGTGGTCGGTGCCGGCATTTTCACCCTCACCGCGCGAACCGCCGGCAATGTCGCCGGCCCCTCGGTGTCGCTGGCATTCGTCTTCGCCGCGATCGCCTGCGGGCTCACCGCGCTGTGCTACGCCGAATTCGCGTCGACGGTGCCGGTGGCGGGCAGCGCGTACACCTTCTCCTACGCCACGTTCGGTGAATTCGCCGCCTGGATCATCGGCTGGGACCTGATCCTGGAATTCGCGCTGGCCGCGTCGGTGGTGGCGAAGGGCTGGTCGCAATATCTCGGCGAGGTGATGGGCTCGCGCCCGCCGATCGTGCATTTCGGCTCGGTCAGCTTCGACTGGGGCGCGGTGCTGCTGATCGCGGTGCTGGGTGTGCTGCTGGTGATCGGCACCAAGGTGTCCTCGCGGGTGTCGGCGGTGGCGGTCGCGATCAAACTGGCGGTGATCGCGCTGGTGGTGGTCGTCGGCCTGACCTACTTCAAGGCGTCCAATCTGAAGCCGTTCATCCCGCCGTCGGTGCCGAGCGACGCCGGCAGCGGCGTGCACCAGTCGCTGTTCTCCTGGCTGACCGGCGCGGGCAACAGCACCTTCGGCTGGTACGGCCTGCTGGCCGCGGCGAGTCTGGTGTTCTTCGCGTTCATCGGGTTCGACGTGGTCGCCACCACCGCCGAGGAGACCAGGAACCCGCAGCGCAACGTACCGCGCGGCATCTTCGGCTCGCTGCTGATCGTCACGGTGCTGTACGTGGTGGTGTCGCTGGTGCTGACCGGCATGGTGCCCTACACGGATCTGGCCGGGAAGGACGCCACGCTCGCCACGGCATTCGCGCTGCACGGGGCCACCTGGGCGAAGAACATCATCTCGATCGGCGCGCTGGCGGGCCTGACCACCGTGGTGATGGTGATGTTCCTGGGCCAGACCCGGGTGCTGTTCGCCATGTCGCGCGACGGGCTGCTGCCGCGGTCGCTGGCGCAGACCGGGCGGCGCAACACCCCGGTGCGGATCACCGTCATCGTCGGTGTGGTGTGCGCGGTGCTCGCCGGGTTCGTGGAATTCGGCACGCTCGAGGAAATGGTCAATATCGGGACGCTGTTCGCGTTCGTGCTGGTGTCGATCGGCGTGCTGATCCTGCGCCGGACGCGGCCGGATCTGCCGCGCGGGTTCCGGGTGCCGCTGGTGCCGGTGGTGCCGGTCCTCGGCGTGCTGGCGTGCCTGTGGCTGATGCTGAACCTGTCGGTGGAGACCTGGCTGCGCTTCCTGATCTGGATGGTGATCGGCCTGGCACTGTATTTCGCCTACGGAGTACGGCATTCGGTGCTGCGCACCGGCGTGAAATAG